In Desulfobacterales bacterium, a single genomic region encodes these proteins:
- a CDS encoding DUF370 domain-containing protein has protein sequence MDGRMINVGFGNTVVARRILAIVSPHSSPMRKLKDEARKTGRLIDVTEGRRTRSIIILDSNHVILSSVQRETLTQRFMPAIIDQRAIEEGQES, from the coding sequence ATGGACGGCAGGATGATTAACGTGGGCTTTGGCAACACGGTTGTTGCCAGACGTATTCTGGCCATTGTTTCTCCCCATTCTTCCCCGATGCGCAAGCTCAAGGATGAGGCCAGGAAGACCGGTCGCCTTATTGATGTCACCGAGGGGCGGCGGACCAGATCGATTATTATCCTGGACAGCAACCATGTGATCCTTTCTTCGGTGCAGCGGGAGACCCTGACCCAGCGGTTCATGCCGGCAATCATCGACCAACGCGCCATTGAGGAAGGGCAGGAGAGTTGA
- the gmk gene encoding guanylate kinase: MRGELFIISAPSGAGKTTLLKKVMAGLPGLAFSVSHTTRPPRAGEKNGVDYHFVGRETFRTMRDSGEFLEWAEVHGNFYGTSRQAVEAGLARGLDVVLDIDVQGARQIWEVIDDCCSIFIAPPSMAELRRRLTGRSTDPPETIELRIKNAQQEMAALDRYQYLIVNDDLDTAAEVLRSVIIAQRSRKRRSPAGFALSLSFTDQDHG, from the coding sequence ATGCGGGGCGAGTTGTTCATCATCTCGGCGCCGTCCGGCGCCGGCAAGACCACCCTGTTGAAAAAGGTGATGGCCGGGCTGCCCGGGCTGGCCTTTTCGGTTTCCCACACCACCCGGCCCCCCCGGGCCGGGGAAAAGAACGGGGTTGACTATCATTTCGTCGGCCGTGAGACCTTCCGGACGATGCGGGATTCCGGAGAGTTTCTGGAGTGGGCCGAGGTCCATGGAAACTTTTACGGCACCAGCCGTCAGGCAGTGGAGGCCGGTCTGGCCCGGGGACTCGACGTGGTTCTGGACATCGATGTCCAGGGGGCGCGGCAGATATGGGAAGTGATTGACGACTGCTGCTCGATCTTCATTGCCCCGCCGTCAATGGCGGAACTCAGGCGTCGCCTGACCGGACGGTCCACGGATCCGCCCGAAACGATTGAGCTGAGGATAAAAAACGCGCAGCAGGAGATGGCGGCCCTGGACCGGTACCAGTATCTGATCGTCAACGATGACCTGGATACGGCGGCCGAGGTACTCCGTTCGGTGATCATTGCCCAGCGGAGCCGCAAACGCCGTTCTCCTGCCGGCTTTGCCCTGTCCCTTTCTTTTACGGATCAGGATCATGGATAA
- the rlmB gene encoding 23S rRNA (guanosine(2251)-2'-O)-methyltransferase RlmB, with protein sequence MDKKARRAEPEKESGYELLWGVHPVLEMLRDNPQRVSEITIHRSRSGPRIQEIIDLARGAGIKLRFDTPRGKGPAGDIDGKGRQGVIARVLPFALLSLDGLIERLRSVDGTPLLLALDTIQDPHNLGAIIRTALAAGAHGVIITRERSAPLSGTVAKASAGAVARMDICRVTNLVTTLKRLQKEGIWVFGTVKDGPLTIHQAEFTRPLCLVVGGEGKGIRPLVREQCDYLVTIPMQGRLDSLNSSVAAAVSLYEIVRQRMTEDG encoded by the coding sequence ATGGATAAGAAGGCCCGGCGGGCTGAACCGGAAAAAGAGTCAGGCTACGAGTTGCTCTGGGGTGTCCACCCTGTCCTTGAGATGCTGCGGGACAATCCGCAGCGGGTTAGCGAGATTACCATCCATCGTTCCAGGTCCGGCCCCAGGATCCAGGAGATTATCGATCTGGCCAGGGGAGCAGGGATCAAGCTCCGCTTCGATACCCCCCGGGGGAAGGGACCGGCGGGAGATATCGATGGCAAGGGCCGCCAGGGGGTAATCGCCAGGGTGCTCCCCTTTGCCCTCCTTTCCCTGGACGGCCTGATCGAACGGCTGCGGTCCGTTGACGGGACACCGCTGCTTCTGGCCCTTGATACCATCCAGGATCCCCATAATCTCGGGGCGATCATTCGTACCGCACTGGCTGCCGGCGCCCATGGAGTAATCATTACCAGGGAACGTTCGGCCCCGTTGTCCGGTACCGTTGCCAAGGCCTCGGCCGGAGCGGTTGCCCGCATGGATATCTGCCGGGTTACCAATCTGGTCACCACCCTGAAACGGTTGCAGAAGGAGGGGATCTGGGTATTCGGCACGGTAAAGGATGGACCGTTGACCATCCATCAGGCCGAGTTTACCCGGCCGCTCTGCCTGGTGGTCGGCGGCGAGGGCAAGGGTATCCGGCCGCTGGTGCGGGAGCAGTGCGACTACCTGGTCACCATTCCCATGCAGGGCCGGCTCGATTCGCTGAACAGCTCGGTGGCCGCCGCGGTCTCCCTGT